A genome region from Thermococcus gorgonarius includes the following:
- a CDS encoding glycosyltransferase gives MKPTVSVIIPTYNRDALLKRAIESVLNQSFDDFEVLVIDGARSESTRELVRSLGDGRIRYIPQKGRGIANARNLGVLKARGEFIAFLDDDDRWREDKLERQLELFRELPESYGLIYTAFTYYYLEKNRVLGIKHPKASGNVYKYLLKDNITGTSTIIVKRDCFKKAGLFRESFVTCEDWDMWLRMSRICLFGAIGEPLVDYSVHPGQFSFAKYLEGRYRMIKEHGDIRHDTRVLSYHLLQIGLLKVLSGNKTGAEDILTAFRLNPTMRGNFSDILGSLFDVRTKIYILKFLRRL, from the coding sequence TTGAAGCCGACGGTATCCGTTATAATCCCGACATACAACAGGGACGCCCTTCTAAAGCGAGCGATAGAGAGCGTATTAAACCAGAGCTTCGACGACTTTGAGGTTCTTGTCATCGACGGTGCCCGGAGCGAATCAACACGGGAACTCGTCCGTTCCCTCGGCGATGGCAGGATAAGGTACATCCCACAGAAGGGAAGGGGAATAGCCAACGCCCGCAACCTCGGCGTTTTAAAGGCAAGGGGAGAGTTCATAGCGTTTCTCGACGATGACGACCGCTGGAGAGAGGACAAGCTTGAACGCCAGCTGGAACTCTTCCGGGAGCTACCCGAGAGTTACGGGCTTATATACACTGCCTTTACATACTATTATCTGGAGAAAAACCGAGTTCTCGGGATAAAGCACCCAAAGGCGAGCGGGAACGTATACAAATACCTGCTCAAAGACAACATAACGGGCACGTCGACGATAATAGTCAAGCGTGACTGCTTCAAAAAAGCGGGTCTTTTTAGAGAGAGCTTTGTTACCTGCGAGGATTGGGATATGTGGCTTAGAATGTCGAGAATCTGTCTTTTTGGAGCTATAGGTGAGCCACTTGTCGATTACTCAGTCCATCCGGGCCAGTTTTCCTTTGCGAAATATTTGGAGGGCAGGTATAGGATGATAAAGGAACATGGCGACATAAGGCATGATACCAGGGTTCTCAGCTACCACCTACTCCAAATAGGCCTTCTGAAGGTTTTGAGCGGTAACAAAACTGGAGCAGAGGATATACTTACGGCCTTTAGGCTTAATCCAACAATGAGGGGCAACTTTTCAGATATCCTCGGCTCTCTCTTTGACGTGAGAACGAAGATATACATCCTCAAGTTCCTCAGGAGGCTTTGA
- a CDS encoding CDP-glycerol glycerophosphotransferase family protein, with product MNRVKLQFLASRITSLANTIPKDENRIIFYSTPDVSDNALTLFKYVHNLNKGHELVWLLNNPRKHVVTVLQEKYPEVKTVPLYSLQGLKELIRAKFIVTTDVLPVTPHLGQRVIQLWHGLPGKKTGYEHPLGIKDLYLYMDRWTTDFVTTSELVVGAFVRQFMINPRKFRILGQPRNDGMFTNLKCSRELLSEILSIDVEKYDHIILYAPTYRYTSYLKDFEASVRVVKSLLNERFAEFLQRSNTLLVIKPHKLVADAIAPKIKNSGNIRLLTDEPLAEHFLTINDIMGAFDVLITDYSSIYEDYILLERPVVFYLPDRRELEAKSGFLLPYEFFAPGAKPEDVEGLISALTAYIDDPKRDLEWRKTIKSLLYEVGDDDKSSERVYKRLIKGDS from the coding sequence ATGAACCGTGTCAAACTCCAGTTCCTGGCATCGAGGATAACCTCACTTGCAAACACCATTCCCAAAGACGAAAACAGAATAATCTTCTACTCCACACCAGACGTCTCTGACAACGCCCTCACACTCTTCAAGTATGTTCACAACCTCAACAAAGGACACGAGCTAGTGTGGCTCCTCAACAACCCCCGCAAGCATGTCGTTACTGTCTTACAGGAGAAGTACCCCGAAGTTAAAACCGTCCCCCTCTACTCACTTCAGGGTCTAAAGGAGTTGATCAGAGCAAAGTTCATCGTAACAACGGACGTTCTCCCGGTAACTCCTCATCTCGGTCAGAGGGTAATTCAGCTCTGGCACGGCCTTCCCGGCAAGAAAACAGGCTACGAACACCCCCTTGGAATAAAAGACCTCTACCTTTACATGGACCGCTGGACAACTGATTTTGTAACAACCTCCGAGCTGGTTGTTGGAGCCTTTGTAAGGCAGTTTATGATAAATCCGAGAAAGTTCAGAATCCTCGGCCAGCCGAGGAACGACGGCATGTTCACCAACTTGAAATGCTCCAGGGAGCTCCTTTCGGAGATATTAAGCATCGATGTTGAGAAATATGATCACATAATTCTCTATGCCCCCACTTACAGATACACGAGCTACCTCAAAGACTTCGAGGCGAGTGTAAGGGTGGTCAAAAGCCTCCTTAATGAAAGGTTTGCCGAATTTTTACAGAGGAGCAACACACTGCTGGTTATCAAACCCCACAAGCTCGTAGCGGATGCAATTGCCCCAAAAATTAAAAACAGCGGGAACATTAGACTGCTCACCGATGAACCTCTGGCGGAGCACTTCCTCACTATAAACGACATTATGGGCGCATTCGATGTGCTTATCACAGACTACTCAAGCATTTACGAGGACTACATTCTTTTGGAGAGGCCCGTTGTTTTTTACCTGCCCGACAGGAGAGAACTGGAGGCAAAGAGCGGATTTTTGCTGCCATACGAGTTTTTTGCACCTGGGGCCAAGCCGGAAGACGTTGAGGGGCTGATCAGCGCGCTGACCGCTTACATTGACGACCCAAAGAGGGACTTGGAATGGAGAAAAACCATTAAAAGCCTCCTCTACGAAGTCGGAGACGATGATAAATCCTCGGAGAGAGTGTACAAACGGTTAATCAAGGGGGATAGCTGA
- a CDS encoding Ig-like domain-containing protein: MRSWGVAKFLTVVIIVLLILPPAGARGVEKPVPHDEFLYQYFSHTLEKFAYSLRYTYYEGNDYGLTLAENTRSELLQIMMEGKIYREKGIKARVFEVLPPFYNFSVELVTLDRLLLSFQENNQSPGLAMGIVNIITRMNGYIEEIKSMELYNGTEILRFDTGEVEKYLNEIRTAAEKILNQTFEVPTQPQNQNQTQNQIRIIGLSLYVTNKNPIVNQSVTFFGTAPLNESVAIIILDENGLERGIVVPVSRHFFTLSYRFTNPGKYFVKAVQGNLSTEWLEIDVRKIPTYFLITSPTSAIVNTTLTLKAVLVDYYSNPLPEREITVNGTPFITDSNGTVAFDLKSSREASFQITLEFQGDEFHEGTSKVVTAEFTRIPTTITITGPGTVEAGKTFEIRGSISPAINSTVEIYVNDQPYAIVNSTNGLFSVNMTHETVETLKIYAVFNGTELYLPSKSNVLLVSVVAVEDNLLRYLAVILIVAGLVTYSQRDRLFRKRTRHEEAPEGTEALPEPSQETPAKLEIPKDVGEAYSLIRDLLFRRMGIPKNLTPRETLEKLKGWEGYESLKTLTSIHEKAVYKKETPTKAELQAFKKAAEAVITALGGTG; this comes from the coding sequence ATGAGGTCATGGGGAGTTGCAAAATTTCTAACGGTTGTCATCATCGTTCTGCTAATTCTCCCTCCTGCGGGAGCCAGGGGAGTTGAGAAGCCGGTTCCCCATGACGAGTTTCTCTATCAGTATTTCTCCCACACCCTTGAGAAGTTCGCGTACTCCCTAAGATACACCTACTACGAGGGAAACGACTACGGCCTGACTCTGGCCGAGAACACAAGGAGCGAACTCCTCCAGATAATGATGGAAGGCAAGATTTACCGGGAGAAGGGGATAAAGGCGAGAGTCTTTGAGGTTCTGCCCCCGTTTTACAACTTCTCAGTTGAACTCGTTACCCTGGACAGGCTTTTGCTCAGCTTCCAGGAGAACAATCAAAGTCCCGGCCTTGCAATGGGTATCGTAAACATCATCACAAGGATGAACGGGTACATCGAGGAGATAAAGTCGATGGAACTCTACAACGGAACGGAGATACTGAGGTTTGACACGGGAGAAGTTGAGAAGTACCTGAACGAGATCAGAACTGCCGCCGAAAAAATCTTAAACCAGACCTTTGAGGTTCCAACTCAGCCTCAAAACCAGAATCAAACTCAAAACCAGATCAGAATAATTGGTCTTTCGCTTTACGTCACCAACAAGAACCCGATAGTGAACCAGAGCGTGACCTTCTTCGGTACGGCCCCCTTAAACGAGAGCGTAGCGATAATAATACTGGACGAGAACGGTCTTGAGAGGGGAATCGTAGTCCCCGTTTCGCGACACTTCTTCACCCTTTCTTACCGCTTCACGAACCCTGGCAAATACTTCGTGAAGGCCGTCCAGGGGAACCTGAGCACGGAGTGGCTGGAAATCGATGTAAGAAAAATACCGACGTACTTCCTGATCACCTCCCCGACCTCGGCAATAGTTAACACGACCCTCACCCTCAAGGCCGTCCTCGTGGATTACTACTCAAACCCTCTCCCTGAAAGGGAAATAACGGTCAATGGAACGCCCTTCATAACGGATTCAAACGGAACCGTGGCCTTTGACCTGAAAAGTTCAAGAGAAGCCAGCTTTCAGATCACGCTGGAGTTCCAGGGAGATGAGTTCCACGAGGGCACGAGCAAGGTGGTAACCGCAGAGTTCACGAGAATACCCACGACCATAACGATAACCGGTCCCGGCACCGTCGAAGCCGGCAAAACCTTTGAAATCAGGGGTTCGATTAGTCCGGCGATAAACTCGACCGTTGAAATCTACGTCAATGACCAGCCCTATGCGATAGTTAACTCGACCAACGGCCTCTTTTCAGTAAACATGACGCACGAAACCGTTGAAACCCTGAAGATATACGCAGTCTTTAACGGCACCGAGCTCTATCTTCCATCCAAATCGAACGTCCTCCTCGTGTCGGTGGTAGCCGTTGAGGACAACCTTCTAAGGTACCTGGCGGTCATCCTCATAGTTGCCGGCCTCGTCACATACTCCCAGAGAGACAGACTCTTCAGGAAAAGGACTCGCCATGAGGAAGCCCCCGAAGGAACTGAAGCCCTCCCCGAGCCATCCCAAGAAACTCCCGCCAAGCTGGAAATCCCCAAAGACGTCGGCGAGGCGTATTCTCTCATAAGGGATCTCCTGTTCAGAAGAATGGGAATACCAAAGAACCTGACACCCAGGGAGACCCTGGAAAAGCTGAAGGGATGGGAAGGATACGAAAGCCTGAAAACCCTGACTTCCATACACGAAAAAGCCGTCTACAAAAAAGAAACCCCCACAAAAGCCGAGCTCCAGGCTTTCAAGAAGGCCGCCGAGGCTGTGATAACTGCCTTGGGTGGGACGGGATGA
- a CDS encoding AAA family ATPase: MIIEKIKAEVKKAIVGMDDVVELMTIALLSNGHVLLEGVPGLAKTTLSKNFARSLNLAFTRIQMTPDLLPADIIGHSFYEMRTGEFKIRKGPIFTNILLVDEINRASPKTQSALLEAMEERQVTIEGQTFKLPDPFLVIATRNPVEIEGVYEIPTAQADRFMMEIKVSYLSENHEKEMLRRKNLGLFDEAKPVIAKEELKKAAREVRKIKVSEPVIDYIYSILKETREDDRALLGASPRAGEHLLLAAKAKAYLENRDYVIPDDVKSLAVPVLSHRILIKPEYEMEGLTGEEIVREALNRVEVPTG; encoded by the coding sequence ATGATAATCGAAAAGATAAAGGCGGAAGTAAAAAAGGCCATAGTGGGAATGGACGACGTTGTTGAGCTCATGACCATAGCACTGCTCTCAAACGGGCACGTTCTCCTCGAGGGCGTCCCGGGACTGGCAAAGACGACGCTGAGCAAAAACTTTGCAAGGAGTTTGAACCTAGCCTTTACCAGAATACAGATGACGCCAGACCTCCTTCCGGCGGACATAATCGGGCACAGCTTCTACGAGATGAGAACCGGGGAGTTCAAGATAAGGAAGGGGCCAATATTCACGAACATCCTTCTCGTGGATGAGATAAACAGGGCATCGCCGAAGACCCAGAGTGCTCTGCTTGAGGCCATGGAGGAGAGACAGGTTACCATAGAGGGTCAGACCTTCAAACTTCCCGATCCCTTCCTGGTAATAGCCACCAGAAACCCCGTTGAGATCGAAGGTGTCTACGAGATACCAACGGCCCAGGCGGACAGGTTCATGATGGAGATAAAGGTCTCGTACCTCAGCGAAAATCATGAAAAGGAAATGCTGAGAAGGAAAAACCTCGGCCTCTTCGACGAGGCAAAACCCGTCATCGCCAAGGAAGAGCTCAAAAAAGCGGCAAGGGAAGTCAGGAAGATAAAGGTCAGCGAGCCAGTAATCGACTACATCTACTCAATCCTGAAGGAAACTAGAGAAGACGACAGGGCCCTTCTCGGAGCCTCACCGAGGGCCGGAGAACACCTTCTCCTGGCGGCCAAGGCAAAGGCTTACCTGGAAAACAGGGACTACGTCATTCCAGACGACGTTAAAAGTCTAGCTGTTCCAGTTTTGTCCCACAGAATCCTGATAAAACCCGAATACGAGATGGAAGGTCTAACAGGGGAGGAAATTGTCAGAGAAGCCCTCAACAGAGTAGAGGTGCCGACTGGATGA
- a CDS encoding DUF4350 domain-containing protein: MRKTVKYALLVTGVFILFTMPLTVPYFKSSAQYSMFNSDWDGISKFAGLLYREGKEPVPLLGPLDSYELSGGTLMIVGPDVDYTPEEIEAIKRFVEDGNTLFISDDFGTANQILRGLNVPMGISEYPLRDFFYEIDDRFLITVRITDPVLGRGVDKVITNDPSAVIVTRKGEVYTSGTAMINFHRRPYPILAMTRYGKGRIIVLADPDILSNNLFDQNYPFLRNLVNYIPGPVYIDEGHHSDFNLYTQGTITIRRVLPKDSAQKILFLLGLLVIVYEFGMLRYLRKPFGFIVKRIIGGEDSLEEIALKLAEENGWDKKEVLEMLKSLGD, translated from the coding sequence ATGAGGAAGACAGTAAAGTACGCCCTGCTGGTGACGGGAGTTTTCATCCTCTTCACCATGCCGCTGACGGTTCCCTACTTCAAAAGCTCCGCCCAGTACAGCATGTTCAACTCGGACTGGGACGGGATATCGAAGTTTGCAGGGCTCCTCTACAGGGAGGGAAAGGAGCCAGTGCCTCTGCTGGGCCCCCTGGACTCCTACGAGCTCTCCGGGGGAACACTCATGATAGTCGGGCCCGACGTAGACTACACCCCCGAGGAGATAGAGGCAATAAAGAGGTTCGTAGAGGACGGAAACACGCTCTTCATCTCCGACGACTTTGGGACGGCCAACCAAATACTCAGGGGGCTCAACGTGCCGATGGGCATCTCAGAGTACCCCCTGAGGGACTTTTTCTACGAGATAGACGACCGCTTTCTGATAACGGTAAGGATAACCGACCCAGTGCTCGGTCGGGGCGTTGACAAGGTTATAACCAACGATCCCTCCGCGGTAATAGTAACCAGAAAGGGCGAAGTCTACACGAGCGGGACGGCAATGATAAACTTCCACAGGAGACCGTACCCAATATTGGCCATGACGAGGTATGGAAAGGGCAGGATAATAGTCCTCGCGGATCCGGACATACTGAGCAACAACCTCTTCGACCAGAACTACCCCTTCCTGAGAAACCTAGTAAACTACATCCCGGGCCCGGTTTACATAGACGAAGGCCACCACAGCGACTTCAACCTCTACACCCAGGGGACGATAACGATACGGAGGGTTCTGCCAAAGGATAGCGCCCAGAAGATCCTCTTCCTGCTGGGGTTACTGGTTATAGTCTATGAATTTGGGATGCTTAGGTACTTGAGGAAACCATTCGGGTTCATCGTTAAGAGGATAATCGGGGGAGAAGACTCCCTGGAGGAAATCGCGCTCAAACTTGCGGAGGAAAACGGGTGGGATAAAAAAGAAGTGCTCGAAATGCTGAAGAGCTTAGGTGATTGA
- a CDS encoding IspD/TarI family cytidylyltransferase: protein MATLILLAGGIGKRAGLGIPKQYYPLEGKMIIEHTLENVSGVREIDSIILVSNPDFVKVAEELRQTYPKISKIAPGGATRNESLLNGFREVEETEKKVIVHDAVRPFTPKWIFEKIISELEEKDVVTTVNPITGNLIELDGEKVKRIHDRSKYVMGEAPTGYRYDALKKTLELAVKEGYLNTIPHDILLAMMAGFEVHTLNCNCFNLKITFKEDMRIAKALIKVMEEGH from the coding sequence ATGGCAACATTGATTCTACTCGCCGGAGGGATAGGAAAGCGGGCAGGACTGGGAATCCCAAAGCAGTACTACCCGCTGGAAGGCAAGATGATAATAGAGCACACACTGGAAAACGTCTCCGGTGTTCGAGAGATAGATTCAATTATACTCGTCTCCAATCCGGATTTTGTTAAGGTCGCGGAAGAGCTAAGGCAGACGTACCCCAAAATCTCCAAAATAGCCCCAGGTGGGGCAACCAGAAACGAGTCCCTGCTGAACGGATTTAGAGAGGTCGAAGAGACCGAGAAAAAAGTCATCGTACACGACGCGGTCAGGCCGTTTACTCCCAAGTGGATTTTTGAGAAAATCATTTCAGAACTAGAAGAAAAAGACGTCGTTACAACCGTGAATCCCATAACAGGGAACCTCATCGAATTGGATGGTGAGAAGGTAAAGAGAATTCACGACCGCTCGAAATACGTGATGGGAGAAGCACCAACCGGCTATCGTTACGATGCTCTCAAAAAAACGCTTGAACTCGCAGTGAAGGAGGGCTACCTCAACACCATACCCCACGACATCCTTCTGGCGATGATGGCCGGTTTTGAAGTCCACACCCTCAACTGCAACTGCTTTAACCTCAAAATAACGTTCAAAGAGGACATGAGGATAGCCAAAGCCCTGATAAAGGTCATGGAGGAGGGCCATTGA